From a single Deinococcus ruber genomic region:
- a CDS encoding Crp/Fnr family transcriptional regulator: MTISTELVGATSPHSSIKLPHTEAHGRLLRRGDTLYYSGDLSPSLYQLESGLLRAVRLTPQGRTLTVRHIFPGDIFGEEALHSVARTHQVIALTEATVKPIHIQHLNGEELMHITRSLASQLQRIMTDGVHIQDGELRERIARYLLNLSSSSLGGRHANGQTFVRATHELIAEGTGATRESVSKLIGEMRDDGLLSPAYRCITLTAENELKRIAGVS, from the coding sequence ATGACCATTTCGACTGAACTCGTCGGTGCCACTTCGCCACATTCCTCGATCAAGCTGCCCCACACCGAGGCGCATGGGCGGCTGCTGCGGCGCGGCGACACCCTGTACTACTCGGGCGACCTGAGCCCGTCGCTGTATCAGCTCGAAAGCGGGCTGCTGCGGGCGGTGCGTCTGACGCCGCAGGGCCGCACACTCACCGTGCGCCACATCTTTCCCGGCGACATTTTCGGAGAGGAAGCGCTGCACAGCGTTGCCCGCACTCATCAGGTGATCGCGCTGACCGAGGCCACCGTCAAGCCGATTCATATCCAGCACCTGAACGGCGAGGAACTGATGCACATCACGCGCAGTCTGGCGTCACAGCTTCAGCGCATCATGACCGACGGCGTGCATATTCAGGACGGCGAACTGCGCGAACGCATCGCCCGTTACCTGCTGAATCTGTCGTCGAGCAGCCTGGGCGGCAGGCATGCCAACGGGCAGACCTTCGTTCGCGCCACCCATGAGCTGATCGCGGAAGGCACCGGGGCCACCCGCGAAAGCGTGAGCAAGTTGATCGGAGAGATGCGCGACGACGGTCTTCTCAGCCCGGCCTACCGCTGCATCACCCTGACGGCGGAAAACGAGCTGAAGCGCATCGCGGGCGTGTCGTAA
- a CDS encoding OsmC family protein, producing MADIARRANAHWTGDLTKGQGTISTESGTLKDAQYSFKTRFENGVGTNPEELLAAAHAGCFTMQLSALLGAHGHDPQDLKTETTCGMVREGQGFKIASMHLKITGKVGNIDAAEFQKHVEQAADMCPLSRVMKGNVEITHEAVLS from the coding sequence ATGGCAGACATCGCACGCAGGGCCAATGCACACTGGACGGGCGACCTGACGAAAGGTCAGGGAACCATTAGCACCGAGAGTGGCACGCTGAAAGACGCGCAGTACAGCTTCAAGACCCGCTTTGAAAATGGCGTGGGCACCAACCCCGAGGAACTGCTGGCTGCCGCCCACGCCGGATGCTTCACCATGCAGCTTTCTGCGCTGCTGGGAGCACACGGGCATGATCCGCAAGACCTGAAAACCGAGACGACCTGCGGCATGGTGCGCGAAGGCCAGGGCTTCAAGATTGCCAGCATGCACCTGAAAATTACCGGCAAGGTCGGCAATATCGACGCCGCCGAGTTTCAGAAGCACGTCGAGCAGGCCGCCGACATGTGCCCGCTGAGCCGTGTGATGAAGGGAAATGTGGAGATCACGCACGAAGCCGTTTTGAGTTGA
- a CDS encoding alpha/beta hydrolase gives MPAFQSWPITPAAPVKTFLWPAPHQKAAVLLAHGFGEYSARYHRLIGAMNGAGYSVYTYDQRGHGESTGRRAVADLRHLVQDHIAARSALRSLDVPLFAFGHSMGGLITAASYLQDPRGVKGVVLSSPALLVGVNEPRWRKQAGRVLARLVPHLPLAELPTEGLSRLPEEVEAYRNDPLMYHGNVPVLTGISMLRLSESLWSTAGSWKLPTLTVHGDQDKIADVNGSRRFMEVIGSTDKTYHEVAGGFHELFNDTERDDLTRELLAWMDARA, from the coding sequence ATGCCCGCTTTTCAGTCCTGGCCCATCACGCCCGCCGCCCCGGTTAAGACGTTTCTGTGGCCTGCTCCACACCAGAAGGCGGCAGTGCTGCTGGCGCACGGTTTCGGAGAATACAGCGCCCGCTATCACCGCCTGATCGGCGCTATGAACGGGGCTGGATACAGCGTGTATACCTACGATCAGCGGGGGCACGGCGAGAGCACCGGGCGGCGGGCCGTCGCCGATCTGCGGCATCTGGTTCAGGATCACATCGCGGCCAGAAGTGCGCTGCGAAGTCTGGACGTGCCGCTGTTCGCGTTCGGGCACAGCATGGGCGGCCTGATCACGGCGGCGTCGTATCTGCAAGACCCACGCGGGGTGAAGGGCGTGGTGCTGTCGAGTCCGGCGCTGCTCGTCGGCGTCAATGAACCCAGGTGGCGCAAACAGGCCGGACGCGTGCTGGCCCGCCTCGTGCCCCACCTGCCGCTGGCAGAACTGCCCACCGAAGGGCTGTCGCGCCTGCCGGAAGAGGTCGAGGCCTACCGTAACGATCCGCTGATGTACCACGGCAACGTTCCGGTGCTGACGGGTATCAGCATGTTGCGCCTGTCCGAGTCTCTGTGGAGCACGGCAGGAAGCTGGAAGTTGCCCACGCTGACCGTCCACGGCGATCAGGACAAAATTGCTGATGTCAACGGGTCGCGGCGCTTCATGGAGGTTATCGGCAGCACCGACAAGACCTATCACGAGGTCGCGGGCGGCTTTCACGAGCTGTTCAACGACACCGAGCGCGACGACCTGACCCGCGAACTGCTCGCCTGGATGGATGCGCGGGCGTAA
- a CDS encoding histone deacetylase family protein yields the protein MFRAYTPAAYDFPLPEGHRFPYYKYRGMAERLSGLLPVLDTPNLSWAQAGRIHDPLWLRRWRRGEVSAREQREFGLPWSPGVVERARRAAGGSVAALHDALQVGWGINLAGGTHHAFADRAEGFCLLNDAALLTRLALDEGWARRVAIVDLDVHQGNGTAALLKEEARAFTLSVHGERNYPFRKEQSSLDIGLGDGVQDGEYLDVLTRQVLPALEAFRPDLLLYLAGVDVLAGDRFGRFALTLGGVRERNRAVLGWAKAADIPVVTMTAGGYNHDHALTIEAHSSVVLDGLDVF from the coding sequence ATGTTCCGGGCCTATACGCCCGCCGCCTACGACTTCCCACTGCCAGAGGGCCACCGCTTCCCGTACTACAAGTACCGGGGCATGGCCGAGCGTCTGAGCGGTCTGCTGCCCGTGCTCGATACGCCGAATCTGTCGTGGGCGCAGGCGGGCCGCATTCACGATCCGCTGTGGCTGCGGCGCTGGCGGCGCGGTGAGGTCAGCGCCCGCGAGCAGCGTGAGTTCGGGCTGCCCTGGTCGCCGGGCGTGGTCGAGCGGGCGCGGCGGGCGGCTGGTGGCAGTGTGGCGGCCCTGCACGACGCGCTTCAGGTCGGCTGGGGTATCAATCTGGCGGGAGGCACCCACCACGCCTTCGCAGACCGGGCCGAGGGTTTCTGTCTGCTGAACGACGCCGCCCTGCTGACCCGGCTGGCGCTGGATGAAGGCTGGGCGCGGCGGGTGGCGATTGTCGATCTGGATGTGCATCAGGGAAACGGCACGGCGGCGCTGCTGAAGGAGGAGGCGCGTGCGTTTACGCTCAGCGTGCATGGCGAGCGCAATTATCCCTTTCGCAAGGAGCAGAGCAGCCTGGATATCGGGCTGGGCGACGGTGTGCAGGACGGCGAGTATCTGGACGTTCTGACGCGGCAGGTGCTGCCCGCGCTGGAGGCGTTTCGGCCCGATCTGCTGCTGTATCTGGCCGGGGTGGATGTGCTGGCGGGCGACCGCTTCGGACGGTTTGCCCTGACGCTGGGCGGCGTGCGTGAACGCAACCGGGCGGTACTGGGCTGGGCAAAGGCAGCAGATATTCCGGTGGTCACCATGACGGCAGGCGGATACAACCACGATCACGCTCTGACCATCGAAGCGCATTCGAGTGTGGTTCTCGATGGTCTGGACGTATTTTAG